The following coding sequences lie in one Bordetella genomosp. 9 genomic window:
- a CDS encoding type VI secretion system Vgr family protein, with product MTDIQTLRDIVVRTGAIPDGVQVVCERLRGRERLGQPYRFEVTFCCRRHTVAAGEIVGKPISVALKTPHGDRQFNGIVSRFDVVDPGGINGLPREWTRYRVQVRPQLWRLAHSMRCRFFHDKTVLQIAGMLLQDVNWRNECADSYPPMAHCAQYRESDLDFLNRLLQREGIYYYFEHQNGIDTMVLVDGKRPHPFVRGDVSIPFDALRSRGPAPGAIYRWTFSDGMAPAQSRTDTFDFRHVAAGEDGQLIETVPGNNGVKASTIDDYAMRYADVGDLVELDDSAYSKSVQHRQRLALVHLQQREAAAAVGRGRASARAIAPGCRFRLVRHPDSKQNGEYLITGARYSVRAGRGGDDASARGSTAAVFDCRFKVIRASQTFRPKPSAPVPRAGLQTATVVSAGGAPYMADKHGRIKLKFHWEVFNPPGADAGQRAWVRVAHPWSGRQRSAIFLPRAGDEVLVAFLDGDPDHPVVIGSLHNNLNTPPFELPTHGAISAIRTASVANGGKQRNELRFNDKDLQLLFYTDGRSDSYVRQSRFTRVEDSEHLFVGKEQRVQAHDQHLTVLGNQHGTIKGNVWCKAGSNLVQQAGQTVHIKGGVSVLIEADVGVSLKSGSSVVTLTPAGVEIFGTAVQINCPGGNGAAQAPPGPPGEPHEPEEADQGSDFL from the coding sequence ATGACCGACATCCAGACGTTGCGCGATATCGTTGTCCGAACCGGCGCCATTCCGGATGGCGTCCAGGTTGTGTGCGAGCGGTTGCGCGGCAGGGAGCGCCTTGGACAGCCGTACCGGTTCGAAGTGACGTTCTGCTGCCGCCGTCATACCGTCGCTGCCGGCGAGATCGTCGGCAAACCGATCTCAGTTGCCCTGAAGACGCCGCACGGAGATCGGCAGTTCAACGGCATCGTATCGCGCTTCGATGTGGTCGACCCAGGCGGCATCAACGGCCTGCCGCGCGAGTGGACCCGCTATCGCGTGCAGGTGCGCCCCCAGCTTTGGCGTCTCGCGCATTCGATGCGTTGCCGCTTCTTCCACGATAAGACGGTGCTACAGATCGCCGGGATGCTGCTGCAGGACGTGAACTGGCGCAACGAGTGCGCAGACAGCTACCCGCCGATGGCGCATTGCGCACAGTACCGTGAGTCCGACCTCGACTTCCTGAACCGGCTGCTGCAGCGGGAAGGCATCTATTACTACTTCGAGCATCAGAACGGCATCGATACGATGGTTCTCGTCGATGGAAAAAGGCCGCATCCGTTCGTACGCGGCGACGTCTCCATCCCGTTCGATGCGTTGCGCTCGCGGGGACCCGCGCCGGGCGCGATCTACCGCTGGACTTTCAGCGACGGCATGGCGCCGGCGCAAAGCCGCACCGATACCTTCGACTTCCGTCACGTGGCTGCGGGGGAGGACGGTCAGCTGATCGAAACCGTGCCTGGAAACAATGGGGTGAAGGCGAGCACCATAGACGATTACGCCATGCGCTATGCCGATGTCGGCGACCTGGTTGAGCTCGACGACAGCGCCTACAGCAAGAGCGTGCAGCATCGGCAGCGCCTGGCGCTCGTCCATCTTCAGCAGCGGGAGGCCGCGGCGGCCGTGGGACGCGGCCGCGCCTCGGCAAGAGCAATTGCACCGGGATGCCGATTCCGGCTGGTCCGGCATCCCGATTCGAAGCAGAACGGCGAGTATCTGATTACCGGCGCGCGGTACTCGGTGCGCGCCGGTCGCGGCGGAGACGATGCGTCCGCGCGCGGCTCAACCGCGGCCGTATTCGACTGCCGCTTCAAGGTCATACGTGCAAGCCAGACCTTCCGGCCTAAGCCCTCCGCGCCCGTCCCGCGGGCCGGCTTGCAGACGGCAACCGTGGTGTCCGCCGGCGGCGCGCCGTACATGGCCGACAAGCACGGACGGATCAAGCTGAAGTTTCACTGGGAGGTGTTCAACCCGCCCGGCGCCGACGCGGGTCAGCGAGCCTGGGTGCGTGTGGCGCACCCCTGGTCAGGTCGTCAACGGTCCGCCATTTTTCTGCCCCGCGCGGGCGACGAAGTCCTCGTCGCCTTCCTGGATGGCGACCCGGATCATCCCGTCGTGATCGGCAGTCTGCACAACAACCTCAACACGCCGCCGTTCGAGCTTCCAACGCACGGCGCCATTTCCGCCATCCGGACGGCTTCCGTCGCAAATGGCGGCAAGCAGCGCAATGAGCTGCGATTCAACGATAAGGATCTGCAGCTGTTGTTCTACACCGACGGCCGCAGCGACAGCTATGTCAGGCAGAGCCGCTTCACGCGCGTCGAAGATTCCGAGCACTTGTTCGTAGGAAAGGAACAGCGCGTTCAGGCGCACGACCAGCACCTGACCGTGCTGGGGAACCAGCACGGCACCATCAAAGGAAATGTTTGGTGCAAGGCGGGATCGAATCTCGTCCAGCAAGCCGGGCAGACCGTCCATATCAAGGGCGGCGTCAGCGTCCTGATTGAAGCCGACGTGGGCGTCTCCTTGAAGTCGGGAAGCAGCGTCGTCACGCTTACGCCGGCGGGCGTCGAGATCTTCGGCACGGCTGTCCAGATCAACTGTCCGGGCGGCAATGGCGCCGCGCAGGCGCCCCCTGGTCCTCCCGGTGAACCGCATGAGCCGGAAGAAGCCGATCAAGGCTCCGATTTTCTTTGA
- a CDS encoding ABC transporter ATP-binding protein, translated as MTLAKNRVRESGRCPGLTIQGLRAGYGRHDVIHGLDLEALPPGEITALLGPNGSGKSSLLKAIAGLISVREGCVALDGETLTSLSPAARSRLVAYMPQDLPAAVHLRVLEAVQAAAHAPDGDNRSPGPAAAHALLARMGIAHLALRHLDELSGGQRQLAGLALALVRDPRVLLLDEPLSALDLRHQFEVMTMLRQETRARRLVTLMVAHDLNIALRHADHAIVLLDGGMVVEGAPAEVLTGDTLATVYGVRGRIVRCDRGLPYVMIDDALPERS; from the coding sequence ATGACGCTCGCGAAGAACAGGGTCCGCGAGAGCGGACGTTGCCCCGGGCTGACGATTCAAGGGCTGCGGGCCGGATATGGCAGGCACGACGTCATTCACGGCCTGGATCTGGAAGCGCTGCCGCCCGGGGAAATTACCGCGCTGCTGGGGCCGAACGGCAGCGGGAAGTCCAGCCTGTTGAAGGCCATCGCCGGACTGATAAGCGTGCGGGAAGGATGCGTGGCGCTGGACGGCGAAACGCTGACGAGTCTTTCTCCGGCCGCGCGTTCGCGACTGGTGGCCTATATGCCCCAGGACCTGCCGGCAGCCGTGCACCTGCGGGTGCTGGAAGCCGTGCAGGCCGCGGCCCACGCGCCGGACGGGGACAATCGCAGCCCCGGCCCCGCGGCCGCCCATGCGCTGCTGGCACGGATGGGGATCGCCCATCTGGCCCTGCGGCATCTGGATGAACTATCCGGCGGGCAGCGTCAGCTTGCCGGCCTGGCCCTCGCGCTCGTTCGCGATCCGCGCGTGCTGCTGCTGGACGAACCGCTGTCCGCCCTGGACCTGCGGCATCAGTTCGAAGTCATGACCATGCTGCGTCAGGAGACCCGGGCGCGCCGGCTCGTGACGCTGATGGTTGCCCATGACCTGAATATCGCGCTTCGGCACGCCGATCATGCAATCGTGCTGCTGGACGGCGGTATGGTCGTCGAGGGCGCTCCTGCCGAGGTGCTTACCGGCGATACCCTCGCAACCGTTTACGGGGTGCGCGGCCGCATCGTGCGATGCGACCGTGGCCTGCCCTACGTCATGATCGACGATGCCCTGCCCGAACGGAGCTGA
- the tssM gene encoding type VI secretion system membrane subunit TssM, producing the protein MIRPLFRMLTLRAIVMAVLALLGIGAIVHLSPRIAYAGYAPFSTPEARVWLALGLLCLLLLGWAGAAASRRIGRLRVIWEAPPPSPAVQETITHDAKVLHRLNELFRATLRTLRAGGPAWRLGRHSLYRLPWYVVLGRRGSGKTALLEAARLKSRDQPDDGPHRDGDPCRFWLADQAVLIETAGADYTAPVLSGTPHAVWQRLLKLLRRARRKCPVNGVIVTVSASDLLADAGERDEIASGLRGRLREMLRKLGIRFPVYVVVTHCDRLAGFTSFFSHMDRAGTEQVWGMTLSGEDVPGAVFEQEFALLVKRLQGRVVPLVTAARDEALAARIFAFPAQFEALGEPLQALLRDVFTPSPYALAPWLRGVYFTSAVQDGDERARPASAMAHAMIASGQIRTIAGAHDYFTARLLKQVVFPENHLAGARPPGRAGRLYRWLAAIAFIAGTLAAATAIWLGYARNRSAIDAMARDTAILAEKASAEQAPGPTDDPSAMIDLLNAAARPVSAAPQSGADAFFLRQPGLYQGRRLGEAAHAAYLALLRQTLPPFIHARARRAMADTSRGEFDRLMALRTYLMLAGSTRRDGDAVLAWFTDDVRTMALPPARRADMLRHARVLLEQGDWGPPLPVDAALLGHVREQLSGLRLVDSLYGELQGKLRGVMPGTLSLARMAGVDAPLALSRASGRPLSDGVPAAYTVAGYRAYLRLRDAAVAGASDWQMALGQAGAAGLDAASLRARLDKLYFSQYIDAWDALLADVQLTAIEPDASNAAADARLLAGAQSPLRLFLQAAARETTLAGIDGDGKASNPTPVDEHFAALHDLFKAGPGQTPPIDQVQGRIAEAAVFLDAVDAAMRRNIPLPPSDAIDTLEDEAQDQPPPLGGVLRQLASIGKAVALGDTRERLDETWRAEVAPFCHAAVDGRYPFDRTSTKDVTQSDFNRLFAPGGLIDSFFQANVQRYVDMTTHPWRWRPNGRRLGLSRAALQAFEDAASIKRAFFPDGGNTASVHFQLLPLSLDPYFTRFEMTVGGQTLEYAHGPVRPKTFVWPGGEPSARLAYEPPAPDGRGGVTVLGPWALFRLLDLGSVQAVRPERFIVRFNLHGKAVSLQLDAQSVINPFGLAALQRFRCIDRLAPSRPPSAPASGRVEPAGDSRDR; encoded by the coding sequence GTGATCAGGCCGCTTTTTCGCATGCTGACGTTGCGTGCAATCGTCATGGCTGTGCTGGCGTTGCTCGGCATCGGCGCAATCGTTCATCTATCGCCGCGCATCGCCTATGCGGGTTACGCGCCTTTCTCGACGCCGGAAGCTCGGGTATGGCTGGCGCTGGGCTTGTTGTGCCTGCTGCTGCTGGGATGGGCAGGGGCGGCGGCCTCGAGGCGGATCGGCCGGCTGCGCGTCATATGGGAGGCGCCGCCGCCGTCTCCCGCCGTGCAGGAAACCATCACGCACGACGCCAAGGTGCTGCACAGGTTGAACGAGCTGTTCCGCGCCACGTTGCGTACCTTGCGTGCAGGCGGACCGGCATGGCGCCTGGGCCGTCACAGTCTGTACCGTCTGCCATGGTATGTGGTGCTTGGACGCCGCGGCAGCGGCAAGACCGCCCTCCTGGAAGCGGCGCGCCTGAAGTCGCGCGACCAGCCCGACGACGGCCCTCACCGGGATGGCGACCCTTGCCGATTCTGGCTCGCAGACCAGGCCGTGCTGATCGAGACCGCAGGGGCCGATTACACGGCGCCGGTGTTGTCCGGTACGCCGCACGCGGTATGGCAGCGGCTGCTGAAGCTGTTGCGCCGCGCAAGGCGCAAGTGTCCGGTCAACGGCGTGATCGTCACTGTCAGCGCGTCGGACCTTCTCGCGGACGCGGGCGAACGCGATGAGATCGCCAGCGGATTGCGCGGCCGCCTGAGAGAAATGCTGCGCAAGCTCGGGATCCGGTTTCCGGTTTATGTGGTCGTCACCCACTGCGATCGGCTTGCCGGCTTCACTTCCTTTTTTTCGCACATGGATCGCGCCGGAACCGAGCAGGTCTGGGGGATGACCCTGTCTGGCGAAGACGTGCCCGGCGCCGTGTTCGAGCAGGAATTCGCGCTTCTTGTGAAGCGTCTCCAGGGGCGGGTCGTCCCTCTGGTCACAGCGGCACGAGACGAGGCCCTGGCGGCGCGGATATTCGCTTTCCCGGCTCAGTTCGAAGCGCTGGGCGAGCCGCTGCAGGCGCTGCTTCGGGATGTTTTCACGCCATCGCCCTACGCCTTGGCGCCGTGGCTGCGCGGGGTGTACTTCACCAGCGCCGTGCAGGACGGCGACGAACGCGCACGGCCGGCCAGCGCAATGGCCCATGCCATGATCGCCTCCGGACAGATCCGGACAATTGCGGGCGCGCACGACTATTTCACCGCCCGCTTGCTGAAGCAGGTCGTTTTTCCGGAGAACCACTTGGCGGGTGCGCGTCCGCCGGGAAGGGCCGGCCGTCTGTATCGCTGGTTGGCGGCGATCGCTTTCATCGCCGGGACCCTGGCGGCGGCGACGGCGATATGGCTTGGCTACGCACGCAACCGGAGCGCGATCGATGCGATGGCGCGCGATACCGCCATCCTGGCAGAAAAGGCGTCCGCCGAGCAGGCGCCCGGACCGACGGATGACCCGTCCGCGATGATCGACCTGCTGAATGCCGCGGCGCGTCCGGTTTCCGCCGCGCCGCAGTCGGGCGCCGACGCATTTTTTCTGCGGCAGCCGGGGCTTTATCAGGGGCGCAGGCTGGGCGAGGCCGCGCATGCCGCCTACCTCGCCTTGCTGAGGCAAACCCTGCCGCCATTCATCCATGCCCGGGCGCGGCGTGCGATGGCCGATACCAGCCGTGGCGAGTTCGACCGGCTCATGGCCTTGCGTACCTACCTTATGCTGGCCGGCTCCACGCGCCGCGATGGCGATGCGGTCCTTGCCTGGTTCACCGACGACGTGCGGACGATGGCGCTGCCGCCCGCCCGTCGCGCCGACATGCTGCGTCATGCGCGCGTCCTGCTGGAGCAGGGTGACTGGGGTCCCCCTTTGCCCGTCGACGCGGCTCTGCTCGGCCACGTGCGGGAGCAGCTTTCCGGGCTTCGGCTCGTGGATTCGCTATACGGCGAGTTGCAAGGGAAGCTGCGAGGTGTCATGCCCGGCACCTTGTCGCTCGCCAGGATGGCAGGCGTCGACGCGCCGCTGGCCTTGAGCCGTGCCAGCGGCCGCCCGCTGTCGGACGGTGTGCCGGCGGCGTATACGGTCGCGGGTTATCGCGCTTATCTGCGATTGCGAGACGCGGCCGTCGCCGGGGCTTCGGACTGGCAGATGGCGCTGGGACAGGCGGGCGCCGCCGGATTGGATGCCGCATCGCTGCGCGCGAGGCTGGACAAGCTGTATTTCTCCCAGTACATCGATGCCTGGGACGCGTTGCTGGCAGACGTGCAGTTGACCGCGATCGAACCCGATGCAAGCAACGCGGCCGCCGACGCGCGGCTGCTCGCGGGAGCGCAATCGCCCTTGCGGCTTTTCCTGCAGGCGGCGGCCCGGGAAACGACCCTCGCCGGCATCGATGGCGACGGAAAGGCGTCGAATCCGACGCCCGTGGATGAGCATTTCGCAGCCCTGCACGATCTGTTCAAGGCCGGGCCCGGGCAGACGCCTCCGATCGATCAAGTGCAAGGCCGCATTGCCGAGGCCGCCGTGTTCCTGGACGCCGTCGATGCCGCGATGCGCCGCAATATTCCCCTGCCTCCCTCCGACGCGATCGACACGCTCGAAGACGAGGCGCAGGATCAACCGCCGCCCCTGGGCGGCGTGCTGCGGCAGTTGGCGTCCATCGGCAAGGCCGTCGCGCTTGGCGACACGCGTGAGCGGCTGGACGAAACCTGGCGAGCCGAAGTCGCGCCGTTTTGTCACGCCGCGGTGGATGGCCGCTATCCCTTTGATCGCACCTCTACCAAAGACGTGACGCAGAGCGATTTCAATCGTCTGTTCGCGCCGGGCGGCCTTATCGATTCATTTTTCCAGGCCAATGTCCAACGCTACGTCGATATGACGACGCACCCCTGGCGATGGCGTCCCAACGGGCGGCGCCTGGGATTGTCGCGCGCCGCCCTGCAGGCATTCGAGGATGCCGCTTCGATAAAGCGGGCATTTTTCCCCGATGGCGGCAATACCGCATCGGTGCACTTCCAGCTGCTGCCGCTTTCACTGGATCCCTATTTCACCCGCTTCGAGATGACGGTCGGCGGGCAAACCCTCGAATACGCGCACGGGCCCGTTCGTCCCAAGACTTTCGTCTGGCCAGGCGGCGAGCCATCCGCACGGCTCGCGTACGAGCCGCCTGCGCCGGACGGGCGTGGCGGCGTGACCGTGCTTGGCCCCTGGGCCCTGTTCCGGCTGCTCGATCTCGGCAGCGTGCAAGCGGTGCGGCCGGAGCGCTTCATTGTTCGTTTCAACCTGCACGGCAAGGCGGTGTCTCTTCAGCTCGATGCGCAAAGCGTCATCAACCCCTTCGGTCTGGCGGCCCTGCAACGTTTCCGCTGCATCGACCGGCTGGCGCCGTCAAGGCCGCCGTCCGCGCCGGCGTCAGGCCGCGTCGAGCCCGCCGGCGACAGCCGGGACCGCTAG
- the tssJ gene encoding type VI secretion system lipoprotein TssJ has translation MALAGRLTRWLIALSMLMLAGCAAEAPVRPPSVRLDISAAAGLNPDRQGRAAPVVLRVYELTDPYDFQRLDFFELCDHGDAALGKAGLARIAVTVRPGQRLTLLRDADPKTRFLGVAVAYREIDRAAWQAVAKLPESVSSAWKVTLGAHGVTISRETASPDTGLDGGIGAVKPFWTALPGASRSAPLASEANGTKKENHVLEQ, from the coding sequence ATGGCGCTGGCTGGCCGGCTGACACGCTGGCTCATCGCGTTGTCGATGCTGATGCTGGCCGGTTGTGCCGCGGAGGCGCCCGTGCGGCCCCCATCGGTCCGCCTCGATATTTCGGCAGCCGCCGGATTGAACCCGGATCGTCAGGGCAGGGCGGCGCCTGTGGTGCTTCGCGTCTACGAACTGACGGACCCCTACGATTTCCAGCGTCTCGACTTCTTCGAACTTTGCGACCACGGGGATGCCGCACTGGGCAAGGCCGGCCTTGCGCGCATCGCTGTGACGGTGCGGCCGGGCCAGCGCTTGACGCTGCTGCGCGACGCCGATCCCAAGACTCGCTTTCTTGGCGTCGCGGTCGCTTATCGCGAGATCGACCGCGCCGCCTGGCAAGCCGTCGCGAAGCTGCCGGAAAGCGTGTCGAGCGCATGGAAGGTGACGCTCGGCGCCCATGGCGTGACCATTAGCCGCGAGACCGCTTCACCGGACACGGGGCTGGATGGGGGCATCGGCGCCGTTAAGCCGTTTTGGACCGCCCTGCCCGGAGCGTCGCGGTCGGCGCCGCTGGCGTCCGAGGCCAATGGGACGAAGAAGGAAAACCATGTACTGGAACAATAA
- the tssK gene encoding type VI secretion system baseplate subunit TssK, with amino-acid sequence MYWNNKVVWSEGMLLQQQHLQQQDRYWRNYIHARCRLLRYGWGFSKLELDEHQLALGKVALSACEGIMPDGTPISLPADDDLPLPLDVPDHMRDAVVVLALPVLRPGAAEASAQDTLVSTPYRTVDWTVRDSNAEGDQDASLQVGRLRLRLAFQRDVDGHAVLGVARVLERRADNTVVLDRGYCPPVLDCRAAPRLSRFIEELVGLLGQRGAAIAQRLAQPGDHGAAEIAEFLLLQLLNRAEPLFAHWSAAGGPHPERLYRELLQLAGELSCFVQGNRRPSQFPPYRHDDLEATFQPLIDNLRRGLSTVIERNAIAIRLAERATGTRVGSLPDPALLRTASFVLAVSADMPPDVLWASLPAKMKVGPVEKIHDLVTLQLPGIALRPLPVAPRQLPFHAGRSYFALDAADELWRELEGSAGIALHLTDDFPGLQIELWAIRQ; translated from the coding sequence ATGTACTGGAACAATAAAGTCGTCTGGTCGGAGGGAATGTTGCTGCAGCAGCAGCACTTGCAGCAACAGGACCGCTACTGGCGCAATTACATCCATGCGCGCTGCAGGCTGCTTCGTTATGGCTGGGGATTCAGCAAACTGGAATTGGATGAACACCAGTTGGCCCTGGGCAAGGTGGCGCTATCGGCCTGTGAGGGAATCATGCCCGACGGCACACCCATTTCCCTGCCGGCGGACGATGACCTGCCGCTGCCCCTGGACGTGCCGGATCATATGCGCGACGCCGTGGTCGTGTTGGCGCTGCCAGTCCTGCGGCCCGGCGCGGCGGAAGCGAGTGCGCAGGATACCCTTGTGAGCACACCGTATCGCACCGTCGACTGGACCGTGCGCGACAGCAATGCCGAAGGCGATCAGGACGCATCGCTCCAGGTGGGCCGCCTGCGTTTGCGCCTGGCGTTTCAACGCGATGTCGATGGCCATGCCGTTCTGGGCGTGGCCCGCGTGCTCGAGCGTCGCGCGGACAATACGGTGGTGCTGGACCGGGGATACTGTCCGCCGGTCCTGGATTGCCGCGCCGCTCCCCGTTTGAGCCGCTTCATCGAAGAACTGGTCGGGCTGCTGGGCCAGCGCGGCGCGGCCATCGCACAGCGCCTGGCCCAGCCTGGCGATCACGGCGCCGCCGAAATCGCGGAGTTCCTGCTGCTGCAGTTGCTCAATCGGGCCGAACCGCTGTTTGCGCATTGGTCCGCCGCCGGCGGCCCCCATCCCGAGCGCCTCTATCGTGAACTGCTGCAGCTTGCCGGCGAGCTGTCGTGTTTCGTCCAGGGCAACAGGCGTCCGTCCCAGTTCCCGCCTTATCGCCACGATGATCTGGAGGCAACGTTCCAGCCGCTGATCGACAATTTGCGGCGCGGCTTATCGACCGTCATAGAACGCAACGCCATTGCGATACGCCTGGCCGAGCGCGCAACCGGCACCCGGGTAGGCAGCCTGCCGGATCCCGCGCTGCTGCGTACCGCCTCTTTCGTACTCGCCGTGAGCGCAGACATGCCGCCCGATGTGCTGTGGGCGAGCCTCCCGGCCAAGATGAAAGTCGGCCCGGTGGAGAAAATCCACGATCTCGTGACTCTGCAGTTGCCAGGCATCGCGCTGCGCCCGCTGCCGGTTGCGCCGCGCCAATTGCCTTTCCATGCCGGACGCAGCTATTTCGCGCTGGATGCCGCCGACGAACTATGGCGCGAGCTCGAGGGATCGGCGGGCATCGCATTGCATCTGACAGACGACTTTCCCGGTTTGCAAATCGAGCTTTGGGCGATACGGCAATGA
- the icmH gene encoding type IVB secretion system protein IcmH/DotU: MSASENLDTAPCAGNEGMPVAAGTAGEGRPASVAEILPAIDAPLPGPPEFLPGHPVNPLVGAAYPLLEIGGLLRTARCEPMPLEALRGRLIAMVREFVDACVHLDTETVAAARYCLCTFLDEAVAAAPWGGEAWSTRSLLVIFHGEASGGERFFTILHKLSQNPAAHIDALELLHIMLALGMQGRYRLSPDGSATLLQVRQKLRALIRQVRGAPEASLSPHWRGEKPYKRRRWPARPLAWLCLGCACLAAAMYGLAAERLRQQALAAARARQAVQAKAPVAPLRAAVAAQPARPADTLPAVTPAPVVPATRQSGAAGMAASLAHTLAGDIAAGRVQVESRPDRVILTVGTDTLFASGSSRIAPAYLPLVRRIGDALRTVRGRVLVIGHTDNRPPAPGAPSNWALSLARAGNVLDVLREQTGEPERFLAQGKGDTEPVASNDTPAGQARNRRVVIVVLAPGAAA; encoded by the coding sequence ATGAGCGCCAGCGAGAATCTTGATACAGCGCCCTGCGCGGGCAACGAGGGGATGCCGGTCGCCGCAGGCACGGCCGGCGAAGGCAGGCCCGCTTCGGTAGCGGAAATCCTGCCGGCCATCGACGCGCCCCTGCCCGGACCGCCCGAGTTCCTGCCCGGCCATCCGGTCAACCCCCTGGTCGGGGCCGCGTACCCGCTGCTGGAAATAGGCGGCTTGTTGCGCACGGCGAGGTGCGAGCCGATGCCGCTGGAGGCGCTGCGCGGCAGGCTCATTGCCATGGTTCGCGAGTTCGTCGACGCGTGCGTGCATTTGGATACCGAGACGGTGGCGGCCGCACGCTATTGCCTGTGCACATTCCTGGACGAGGCCGTCGCGGCGGCGCCTTGGGGCGGCGAGGCATGGTCTACGCGCAGCCTGCTGGTGATCTTCCATGGCGAGGCTTCCGGTGGAGAACGGTTCTTCACGATCCTGCATAAGTTGTCGCAGAACCCGGCGGCCCACATCGACGCGCTCGAGCTCCTGCACATTATGTTGGCGCTCGGCATGCAAGGCCGCTACCGCCTGTCGCCGGACGGTAGTGCGACGCTCCTGCAGGTGCGCCAGAAGCTGCGTGCGCTGATACGCCAGGTTCGCGGCGCCCCGGAGGCATCCCTGTCGCCTCACTGGCGGGGCGAAAAACCGTACAAGCGCAGACGGTGGCCCGCGCGGCCGCTGGCATGGTTGTGCCTGGGGTGCGCGTGTCTGGCAGCCGCCATGTACGGGCTGGCCGCCGAACGTCTGCGCCAGCAGGCGCTTGCGGCGGCCCGGGCGCGCCAAGCGGTGCAGGCGAAAGCGCCCGTCGCTCCATTGCGCGCGGCCGTTGCGGCGCAACCTGCACGCCCCGCGGATACGCTCCCGGCCGTAACGCCCGCGCCGGTAGTGCCCGCGACGCGGCAATCCGGCGCGGCAGGCATGGCGGCGTCGCTCGCCCACACCCTGGCGGGCGATATCGCGGCCGGCCGGGTGCAGGTGGAGAGCCGTCCGGATCGGGTCATTCTGACCGTTGGCACGGACACGCTGTTCGCATCGGGAAGTTCCCGGATCGCCCCGGCATATCTGCCGTTGGTCCGCCGTATCGGCGATGCCTTGCGTACGGTGCGCGGACGCGTGCTGGTGATCGGCCATACCGACAATCGGCCGCCCGCTCCCGGCGCGCCTTCGAACTGGGCGCTTTCGCTCGCTCGTGCAGGCAACGTGCTGGACGTTCTGCGCGAACAGACTGGGGAACCCGAACGATTCCTCGCACAGGGCAAGGGCGATACCGAGCCTGTTGCTTCCAACGATACGCCCGCGGGACAGGCCCGCAACCGGCGCGTCGTCATCGTGGTGCTTGCGCCGGGTGCAGCGGCATAG
- a CDS encoding FecCD family ABC transporter permease, with amino-acid sequence MSCAAVRDPVRAYRGILRRRVLLLGGLAVCVVAAVLADFLVGSSDLPFSSLLHALLTPQAVPAVEHVIVWSIRLPYALTAVAVGMALGLAGAEMQTVLNNPLGSPDTLGVSSAAALGASLAIVFGAWLPAGLPADWAVVASALAFAGGAAVSIDAAARWSGIQASGVVLFGIALVFLCNALVSAVQFLASAQALQNLVFWTLGSLDRTSWPRLGVLAAGLALAAPFSLRAAWRLTALRLGEDRAASFGVDVRRLRAGALARISLLAALAVSLAGVIGFVGLVAPHIARRLFGEDHRFYLAGSAMVGAVILSLASVLAKSIVPGAVLPVGIVTALVGLPFFGAVVLRRRLP; translated from the coding sequence ATGTCTTGCGCGGCGGTTCGCGACCCGGTCCGAGCCTACCGGGGCATCTTGCGCCGCCGCGTCCTTTTGCTGGGCGGGCTGGCCGTGTGCGTCGTGGCGGCCGTGCTCGCCGACTTCCTGGTCGGCAGTTCCGACCTGCCCTTTTCTTCCCTGCTTCACGCCCTGCTCACCCCGCAGGCAGTCCCCGCGGTGGAGCACGTCATCGTCTGGAGCATCCGCCTGCCTTACGCCTTGACCGCCGTCGCGGTCGGCATGGCGCTGGGTCTGGCCGGCGCCGAAATGCAGACCGTGCTGAATAACCCGCTCGGCAGCCCCGACACCCTTGGCGTATCGTCGGCCGCCGCCCTGGGTGCGTCGCTGGCGATCGTGTTCGGCGCCTGGCTGCCCGCCGGCCTGCCCGCCGACTGGGCCGTCGTGGCGAGCGCCCTGGCCTTCGCCGGCGGCGCGGCCGTCTCGATCGATGCGGCGGCGCGCTGGAGCGGGATCCAGGCAAGCGGAGTGGTGTTGTTCGGCATTGCCCTCGTATTCCTTTGCAATGCGCTGGTATCGGCCGTGCAGTTCCTGGCAAGCGCCCAGGCCCTGCAAAACCTGGTGTTCTGGACCCTGGGCAGTCTGGACAGGACCAGCTGGCCCCGGTTGGGGGTGCTGGCCGCCGGGTTGGCGCTGGCCGCGCCGTTCTCCCTGCGCGCGGCCTGGCGGCTGACGGCATTGCGCCTGGGGGAGGACCGGGCCGCCAGCTTCGGCGTGGATGTCCGGCGGCTGCGGGCCGGCGCGCTGGCGCGCATCAGCCTGCTCGCTGCCCTGGCCGTATCGCTGGCCGGGGTGATCGGCTTCGTCGGCCTGGTGGCGCCGCACATCGCACGGCGGCTGTTCGGCGAGGATCACCGCTTTTATCTGGCCGGCAGCGCCATGGTGGGGGCCGTCATTCTGTCGCTGGCCTCGGTTCTGGCCAAAAGCATCGTGCCGGGGGCCGTGCTGCCGGTGGGAATCGTAACGGCATTGGTCGGCCTGCCTTTTTTCGGTGCGGTGGTATTGCGCCGCCGATTGCCATGA